One segment of Cervus canadensis isolate Bull #8, Minnesota chromosome 32, ASM1932006v1, whole genome shotgun sequence DNA contains the following:
- the LOC122433037 gene encoding 40S ribosomal protein S6-like: protein MATEVAADALGEEWKGYVVRISGGNDKQGFPMKQGVLTHGRVHLLLSKGHSCYRPRRTGERKRKSVRGCIVDANLSVLNLVMVKKGEKDIPGLTDTTVPCHLGPKRASRIRKLFSLSKEDDVRQYVVGKPLNKEGKKPRSKAPKIQRLVTPRVLQHKHWRIALKKQCTKKNKEEAAEYAKLLARRMKEAKEKQQEQIAKRRRLSSLRASTSESSQK from the coding sequence ATGGCCACAGAAGTTGCTGCTGACGCTCTGGGTGAAGAATGGAAGGGTTATGTGGTCCGAATCAGTGGCGGGAACGATAAGCAGGGTTTCCCCATGAAGCAGGGTGTCTTGACCCATGGCCGAGTTCACCTGCTCCTGAGTAAGGGGCATTCCTGTTACAGACCAAGGAGGACTGGAGAGAGAAAACGCAAATCTGTACGGGGTTGCATTGTGGATGCCAATCTGAGTGTTCTCAACTTGGTCATGgtgaaaaaaggggagaaggatatTCCTGGACTCACTGATACTACAGTGCCTTGTCACCTGGGTCCCAAAAGAGCTAGCAGAATCCGCAAACTTTTCAGTCTCTCTAAAGAAGATGATGTCCGCCAGTATGTTGTGGGAAAGCCCCTAAACAAAGAAGGTAAGAAACCTAGGTCTAAAGCACCCAAGATTCAGCGTCTCGTGACTCCACGAGTTCTGCAACACAAACACTGGCGTATTGCTCTGAAGAAACAGTgtactaagaaaaacaaagaagaggctGCAGAATATGCTAAACTTTTGGCCAGGAGAATGAAGGAGGCCAAAGAAAAACAGCAGGAACAGATTGCCAAGAGACGGAGGCTGTCCTCTCTGAGAGCTTCTACTTCTGAGTCCAGTCAAAAATGA